In Streptomyces sp. Li-HN-5-11, the sequence ACGGACTCACCCTCGTCCTGGAGGCCAGCGCAGGAGTCGCCGTCTTCCCGGACCACGCCCTGGACGCCGAGGGCATGCTGCGCCGGGCCGACGTGGCGATGTACCAGGCGAAGCGGGACCGCACGGGCGTGGAGGTCTACGAGTCCAAGCGGGACTCCAACACCCCGGACCGGCTGGGGCTGCTGGGCGATCTGCGCCGCGCCCTGGACGCCCACGAGGTCGAACTGCACTACCAGCCCAAGGTCCGCTTCGACGGGCAGGTCGCCGGCCTGGAGGCGCTGGTCCGCTGGGTGCACCCGGAGCGCGGCAAGGTGCCGCCGGACGAGTTCATAGCGATCGCCGAGTCCTCGGGGCTGATGCCCCATCTGACGGAGTACGTCCTGGAGACCGCGCTCGGGCAGGTCGCCGAGTGGCGTGCCCAGGACCTGTTCGTACCCGTCGCGGTCAACGTCTCCCCGCGCGACGTCCACACCCCGGGCTTCGCCGGCTCGGTGGCCGCCCGGCTGGCCCGGCACGGCGTGCCGGCGGGAGCGCTCCAACTGGAGATAACCGAGCACGTCCTGCTGGAGGACCCGCAGCGTGCCGCCGACACCCTGCACGCGCTGACCGGCCACGGCGTCAAGATGTCGCTGGACGACTTCGGCACGGGATACTCCTCGCTGGTGCACCTGCGCCGGCTGCCGGTGAGCGAGCTCAAGATCGACCGCTCGTTCGTGGCCCGGCTGGCGGTGGACACGGAGGACGCCGAGATCGTGCGCTGCACGGTCGATCTGGCGCATTCGCTCGGGCTGCTCGTCGTCGCGGAAGGCGTCGAGGACGACGAGACGTGGGAGAGACTGCGGGACCTGGGGTGCGACGCCGTACAGGGGTGGCTGGTCGCGGCGGCGATGCCCCCGGAGGAGACAACGGCGTGGCTGCGGGCGAGGGGGGCGCGGGGGTGGCAGCGCCCGCGCGCCGCGCTGCCCGCGGCGGCGGCCGACGAGTGACCCTCCCGCGCACCGTTCCGCTCGCCCGTCTTCGCGTCCCGGTCGAGGGCTGATCGCGTCTCAGCCGAGGGCTGGGCCTTTCCGGCGGAGCGCCCACCGGGGGAACCTTCCATGCGCCGTTCCGCTCGCCCGGCCTCGTGTCTCAGCCGAGGGATGAACATCTCCGGCGAGCGCTGCCCACTGGACTGAACTCCCGCGGCCCACCCGCCGGTTGGGCCTCCCGTCCGTACGACGCGGTACGGCGGCAGCCGTCCGTGCGGCGCGGCCGTCCCGGCGGCTCCACTTCTTCCAGCCCGGCCCTGCCGCCGCCGGCTACGGGGTCCCGGCGGGTCCGGGCGGCGGCGCCGGCGCCCACCTGACGATCAAGGCCCTGCGGGACGATCACCCCCGGCCTGGTGGGTCTGGTGCTGCCGGCCTTCGTCGGGGCCGTGCCGAGGCCTGGTTCGTGCTCGCCGTGGCACTCGTGCCGCTCGGCGACATGCTGATCGTGCTGCGCCACGGCGGCACGAAAGCCGTGGCCTTCGGGATCCACTTCGCCACGGCGGTCGTTGTCCTGATCAGTGCCGGACTGCTCTTCGCGGTCCGAGCACGTCCACACCGTCCTCAGGGGGTTGGAAGATGTCGTTGTTCGTTCCGCAGTTCGACGAGTCCGTGATCGTCCGCGAGGCCGAGGCCGAGATCGTCGGCCGCGCGCCCACCACCGTGCGGCTGCTGGCCGACAGCAGCGCCACCGGCGGCGCCCTGTCCACCCAGCGCGTCACCCTCGCGTCGGGCGCCGACGGCGCGAAGCCGCACTGGCACGACAACTCCGCCGAGATGTTCTTCCTGCTCGACGGAGCGGCCGACGTCCTCTCCGGCGAGGAGATCGTCACCGCCGGACCCGGCGACCTGATCGTCGTCCCGCCCGGCAAGCCGCATG encodes:
- a CDS encoding DUF4267 domain-containing protein translates to MGLPSVRRGTAAAVRAARPSRRLHFFQPGPAAAGYGVPAGPGGGAGAHLTIKALRDDHPRPGGSGAAGLRRGRAEAWFVLAVALVPLGDMLIVLRHGGTKAVAFGIHFATAVVVLISAGLLFAVRARPHRPQGVGRCRCSFRSSTSP
- a CDS encoding cupin domain-containing protein, translated to MSLFVPQFDESVIVREAEAEIVGRAPTTVRLLADSSATGGALSTQRVTLASGADGAKPHWHDNSAEMFFLLDGAADVLSGEEIVTAGPGDLIVVPPGKPHAFAAVPGADADLLIVITPGVERFEYFRHLRRIALGEATPESLLEVQELYDNHFMRSEAWEGRRG